In Nostoc sphaeroides, the genomic window GTTAAGAGTGAGTTCGGAAGCATCTTATTACAACATTCTTACCCTTTATGCCTTCTTAAGAACCATTTATAACAGCGATAATCAATAACTCTTAAATTTTAACTCCTAACTCCTAACTTTTCACTCCTAACCCTTCGGCAGGCTCAGGGCATCGCTCCCAACTTTCTAACGCCAGTCTTTTTCAGCTTGTTCGAGAACGTAAGCAGCAACATCTTTAATTTGCTGTTCACTGAGGCGTTCTTTGTAGGCTGACATATTATTTTTACCATTGGTAACTATAGATGTAACTGCCTCTATTGAATCCATGCCATACTTTTTCAGCGCTTGCTTTTTGAGATTTTTACCTCGCCTAATGATGTTGCTACCGTTGATATGACAACCAGCACAATGAACACTAAATATTTGTTCACCGTTAACCGTGTCTGCTGCACTAGCAGGTATAAAAGTGCTTATCGATAACAAAAATGTTACTAATACTAATGTGACTAGTTTTTTCAATTAACTTCTCCTGATTTTGACATAGGGTTGTAGGGATTAGTGTCAGAACCAATACTATAAGGATTCAAAGTCAGTTGTAAATCCAGCAAAATTTGCACAATCATCTTGAAAGGCTTCGGCATCGCTAACTTCTTCAATTTTGTAAGACATGATGCGCGTCCCATCTGGCATTTTTTTGGAACCAATCAATTCCCCTTTGTATTTTTCTGCGATCGCTTTAAATTCGCTACCATAGAGCTTCCAGGCATCGGCTGAACAAGTAATATTTACTCGCCACATATTTGCATCTCAATTATTACCAACAATTAATCATCTCACGAATGGGCAACATGCTACACATCACGTCTTTCGGGTTATTATTTTCTATCTAAAGGAAGTGCCAAGCCTTCTTAGACTACGCCATAATGTGGGTATGGGAACATGTCTAGAAAATTTTATCCAAAATAGTTAAACCCCAAGAGTTGAAAATGCCTAACAATATCAAACAACAAATTCAAGCAGACCTGCAACAAGCTAAAGAAACTGGACAATTAAGAACTGAACGGATTCGAGAAATTGTAAAATCCGCAGTTTCTCAA contains:
- the petJ gene encoding cytochrome c6 PetJ encodes the protein MKKLVTLVLVTFLLSISTFIPASAADTVNGEQIFSVHCAGCHINGSNIIRRGKNLKKQALKKYGMDSIEAVTSIVTNGKNNMSAYKERLSEQQIKDVAAYVLEQAEKDWR